One stretch of Euphorbia lathyris chromosome 7, ddEupLath1.1, whole genome shotgun sequence DNA includes these proteins:
- the LOC136200825 gene encoding uncharacterized protein yields the protein MGKKKNTKESDNHESENKNSNNTVFVSNLPHSFTNSQLEETFSDVGPIRRCFIVAQKGSAENRGFGFVHFAIKEDANRAIELKNGSSVGGRKMFVKHAMSRAPLEQRRAKAAQVVDLEGETKRKNDTSSTVDTNAPEPPKSVVDLDGETKTKKDTSSTVDTYAPQPPKSGKQVKPRKATESFSQLSDKENCSEKQRIARTVIFGGLVDDAMVEEVHRRAREVGTVCSVTYPLPKEEIGQHGLAQDGCKLNASAVLYTSVKEARFAVRVLHQKEISGEIVWARQLGGEGSKTQKWKLIVRNLPFKAKASEIKEVFSSAGFVWDVFIPHNSETGLSKGFAFVKFTCKLDAENAIKQFNLQKYGKRPIAVDWALSKKIYSTANVSVAAEDGNNSERDSSDDSGSDMEEEDDDDDDDKRENRPLHEDAVEKEEGSIGADFEAEADIARKVLKNLMNYSSIDSALTDMDVSVPATGNTKPNSDGTFTEPINKSTEQGQISSLTLPGDVHKSNVTDIKKNEGEDDDLEKTVFINNLPFDVDNGEVKQRFSVFGEVKFFAPVLHQVTKRPRGTGFLKFMTADAADAAVTAANAGPGLGILLKGRQLTVFKALDKKSAHDKQMEKAKSEDLDHRNLYLAKEGVILEGTPAAEGVSVNDMAKRKSLHEKKTTKLRSPNFHVSRNRLVIYNLPHSMHEKKLKKLCIDAVISRATKQKPVIRQIKIIKSTKTGNVTKKSHARGVAFVEFTEHEHALVALRVLNNNPETFGPEYRPIVEFAIDNVQKLKIRNAKLQAWQQQSHNEDTNDKKDNNASRMPNETRTKNENSRKRKSSGENRSGKELEPKKNDVETMVSEGDSSDRLKNHKKQKNDAGNGKSKYLAKDKFSGRKQKVESSEHKQMNHPVKKPDVRKGEMTAKNPHKQKPPEESGLRQTKRKFANPTEEREERFKKRPKKNKDPVGRDVVDKLDMLIEQYRTKFSKPSSGKPDSGKQAVKPLKRWYQS from the exons atggggaagaagaagaatacaAAAGAAAGTGACAATCACGAATCCGAAAACAAAAACAGTAACAATACTGTGTTTGTTTCTAACTTGCCTCACTCTTTCACTAACTCTCAG CTTGAAGAGACATTCAGCGATGTTGGACCAATCAGGCGCTGCTTCATTGTTGCACAGAAAG GTTCAGCTGAAAACCGTGGTTTTGGTTTTGTTCACTT TGCTATTAAGGAAGATGCCAATCGTGCAATTGAGCTTAAAAATGGCTCATCTGTTGGAGGTCGGAAAATGTTTGTTAAACATGCTATGAGTCGTGCTCCTTTGGAGCAGCGTCGAGCAAAGGCAGCACAAG TGGTTGATTTGGAGGGTGAAACAAAGAGAAAAAATGACACCAGTTCTACAGTAGACACAAATGCTCCAGAGCCACCAAAATCAG TGGTTGATTTGGATGGTGAAACAAAGACAAAAAAGGACACCAGTTCTACAGTAGATACATATGCTCCACAGCCACCAAAATCAG GGAAACAAGTGAAACCAAGAAAAGCAACTGAATCTTTCAGTCAGTTATCTGATAAAGAGAATTGTTCCGAAAAGCAGAG GATTGCTCGGACTGTAATATTTGGTGGTCTTGTTGATGATGCTATGGTTGAAGAGGTCCATCGTCGTGCTAGAGAGGTTGGGACTGTATGTTCTGTCACCTATCCTCTTCCTAAGGAAGAAATTGGACAACATG GTCTTGCTCAAGATGGATGCAAATTGAATGCATCAGCTGTATTATACACAAGTGTTAAAGAAGCTCGGTTTGCTGTGAGAGTCTTGCACCAAAAAGAGATAAGTGGGGAAATTGTTTGGGCACGTCAGCTAGGTGGAGAG GGTTCCAAGACTCAGAAATGGAAACTTATTGTCAGAAATCTTCCTTTTAAG GCTAAAGCAAGTGAAATAAAAGAGGTATTTTCATCTGCAGGTTTTGTCTGGGATGTGTTTATCCCTCATAATTCTGAAACAGG GTTATCCAAAGGATTTGCATTTGTCAAATTCACATGCAAACTTGATGCAGAAAAT GCCATTAAACAGTTTAATTTGCAAAAGTACGGGAAAAGACCCATTGCTGTTGATTGGGCTCTTTCAAAGAAAATTTATAGTACTGCCAATGTGTCTGTTGCTGCAGAAGATG GAAATAATAGTGAAAGAGACAGCAGTGATGACAGTGGTAGTGATATGGAGGAAGAGGATGATGATGACGATGATGATAAAAGAGAGAACCGGCCACTTCATGAAGATGCagttgagaaagaagaagggTCTATCGGAGCTGATTTTGAAGCAGAAGCAGACATTGCAAGGAAAGTTCTTAAGAATTTGATGAACTATTCATCAATAGATTCTGCTCTTACAGATATGGATGTTTCTGTACCAGCCACGGGTAATACAAAGCCAAACTCAGATGGAACTTTCACTGAGCCAATTAATAAATCGACTGAGCAAGGACAGATATCTAGTCTTACTCTGCCTGGAGACGTTCATAAAAGCAATGTGACTGATATAAAAAAGAATgagggagaagatgatgatctagagaaaacagtttttATAAACAATCTTCCATTTGATGTTGACAATGGGGAAGTGAAACAAAGATTCTCTGTATTTGGGGAAGTTAAATTCTTTGCCCCAGTCCTTCATCAAGTTACCAA GAGACCCAGGGGCACTGGTTTTCTCAAATTTATGACAGCAGATGCAGCTGATGCGGCAGTTACTGCAGCTAATGCTGGACCTGGTTTGGGTATTTTGCTAAAAGGTAGGCAGCTGACAGTCTTTAAGGCTTTGGATAAGAAGTCAGCCCATGATAAACAAATGGAGAAGGCCAAAAGTGAGGATCTCGATCATCGCAATCTTTATCTGGCAAAG GAAGGTGTTATACTTGAGGGGACTCCAGCTGCTGAAGGTGTTTCAGTCAATGATATGGCTAAGCGAAAATC GTTACATGAAAAGAAGACGACGAAGCTTCGATCTCCAAATTTCCATGTTTCAAGGAACAGGCTTGTTATATATAACTTACCACATTCAATGCATgagaagaaactgaaaaagcTTTGTATTGATGCGGTTATCTCCCGAGCTACAAAACAAAAACCTGTGATTCGACAG ATAAAGATCATAAAAAGTACAAAGACCGGAAATGTCACGAAGAAGAGTCATGCTCGTGGGGTTGCTTTTGTTGAGTTCACAGAACACGAACATGCGCTTGTGGCCTTGAGGGTTCTTAATAACAATCCTG AGACTTTTGGTCCTGAATATCGTCCCATTGTCGAGTTTGCAATTGATAATGTTCAAAAATTGAAGATCCGTAACGCTAAATTACAAGCTTGGCAGCAGCAAAGCCATAACGAAGATACGAATGATAAGAAGGATAATAATGCATCACGTATGCCCAATGAAACAAGGACCAAAAATGAGAATTCCAGAAAGCGGAAATCCTCAGGTGAGAACAGATCAGGAAAGGAGTTGGAACCAAAGAAGAATGATGTGGAAACTATGGTTTCCGAGGGAGATTCGTCTGACAGACTTAAAAATCATAAGAAACAAAAGAATGATGCAGGAAAtggaaaatcaaaatatttgGCGAAGGATAAATTCAGTGGCCGAAAACAGAAGGTAGAAAGCTCTGAACATAAACAAATGAATCATCCGGTCAAGAAGCCTGATGTTAGAAAAGGCGAAATGACAGCTAAAAATCCCCACAAACAGAAACCTCCAGAGGAATCAGGTTTAAGGCAGACAAAGAGGAAGTTTGCAAACCCGACAGAAGAACGAGAAGAACGATTTAAGAAAAGGCCAAAGAAGAATAAAGATCCTGTGGGGCGGGATGTAGTTGACAAACTTGACATGCTTATAGAGCAATACAGAACCAAGTTCTCAAAGCCGAGTTCTGGAAAACCAGATAGCGGAAAACAAGCTGTCAAACCACTCAAGAGATGGTATCAGTCATAG
- the LOC136200826 gene encoding uncharacterized protein yields the protein MQKLDYSKEGDSIESLKGLHISSVDDDNEDAEDEQEMFVEEDDDEDENEQEPVTLGFVEKPKKSWSLLGHLFPSKAGGVPAWLDPINLPSGRSCVCDICGEPLQFMLQVYAPISETESAFHRTLFLFLCPSMPCLLRDQHEQWKRKPQMPSRSVKVFRCQLPRSNPFYPSEPPRNDGTDKPCTSGVVVCKWCGTWKGDKVCSDCKKAQYCSQKHQVMHWRSGHRTDCQQQITASGSPDSNSSDQEANLGGVIKFASKTLWPEFEVINEDESEFDDEIADNGGHDCSLVSKNRVDDTMKLMDSFEGDGDKKCWTSFQSRIAKAPDQVLRYCRSDNAKPIWPSTSGQLPKTDIPNCSYCGGPMTYEFQVLPQLLYYFGVKNEAESLDWGTIVVYTCVASCEASVSYMEEYAWVQL from the exons ATGCAGAAGTTGGATTATAGCAAAGAGGGCGATTCTATAGAAAGTTTGAAGGGATTGCATATTTCCTCTGTCGATGATGATAATGAGGATGCTGAAGATGAACAAGAAATGtttgttgaagaagatgatgatgaagatgagaatGAACAAGAACCCGTGACACTGGGCTTTGTGGAAAAGCCAAAAAAATCTTGGTCTCTTCTTGGACATCTATTTCCTAGCAAGGCTGGTGGTGTACCG GCTTGGTTGGATCCAATTAATTTACCATCTGGCAGGTCTTGTGTTTGCGATATATGTGGAGAACCTTTGCAATTTATGCTTCAG GTCTACGCCCCAATATCAGAAACGGAATCAGCATTCCATCGAACACTATTCCTTTTTCTGTGTCCTTCGATGCCATGTCTTCTTCGAGATCAACATGAACAATGGAAACGGAAGCCGCAGATGCCATCTCGAAG TGTGAAGGTTTTCCGTTGCCAGTTGCCTCGCTCTAATCCTTTTTACCCTAGTGAGCCGCCAAGGAATGATGGAACTGATAAACCTTGTACATCCGGAG TTGTGGTTTGTAAATGGTGTGGTACCTGGAAAGGAGATAAAGTTTGTAGCGATTGCAAAAAAGCACAGTACTGCTCACAGAAACACCAA GTCATGCACTGGCGCTCAGGTCATAGAACTGATTGTCAACAACAAATTACTGCTTCTGGCTCACCTGATTCTAACTCTAGTGATCAGGAAGCCAACTTGGGGGGTGTAATTAAAT TTGCTAGCAAAACCCTATGGCCGGAGTTTGAGGTAATAAATGAGGATGAAAGTGAATTTGACGATGAAATCGCTGATAATGGCGGTCATGATTGCTCACTGGTGTCAAAGAATAGAGTGGATGATACCATGAAATTGATGGACAGTTTTGAG GGAGATGGTGACAAGAAATGTTGGACCTCTTTCCAGAGCCGCATAGCCAAAGCCCCTGATCAAGTTTTGAG aTATTGTAGGAGTGATAATGCAAAACCCATATGGCCCTCGACAAGTGGCCAGTTGCCGAAGACTGATATTCCTAATTGCAGTTACTGTGGAGGTCCTATGACTTACGAATTTCAG GTATTGCCTCAGTTGCTATACTACTTTGGTGTAAAGAATGAAGCGGAGTCTCTTGATTGGGGAACTATTGTTGTGTACACTTGTGTAGCCTCTTGTGAGGCTAGCGTTAGCTACATGGAAGAATATGCCTGGGTTCAACTCTAG